From the genome of Vicia villosa cultivar HV-30 ecotype Madison, WI linkage group LG2, Vvil1.0, whole genome shotgun sequence, one region includes:
- the LOC131651115 gene encoding probable 2' cyclic ADP-D-ribose synthase BdTIR, translating into MQTSLAMKSLFNYHRNTAQMLAKRLIEPCDVFLNHRSPDTKRTVATLLYDNLRMRGFNPFLDEKNMKPGDKLFDKINGGVIECKIGVAVFSPRYCESYFCLHELALLTACKKKVIPIFFDVKPSQLSVVKNGNWSEEELRRFRWALDEAKNTVGLTFNSSKGNLGEFVANASEIIIESMKEHQNEEQMKQMTAGNHFPKHMHLPIPA; encoded by the exons ATGCAGACTTCTTTGGCAATGAAGAGTTTATTCAATTATCATAGAAACACTGCACAAATGTTAGCAAAACGTTTGATAGAGCCATGTGATGTGTTCCTCAACCATAGAAGCCCAGACACAAAGAGAACAGTAGCAACTCTTCTTTACGATAACCTTAGAATGCGTGGTTTCAACCCTTTCTTGGATGAGAAAAACATGAAACCAGGTGATAAATTGTTCGATAAGATCAACGGCGGGGTCATTGAGTGTAAGATCGGGGTGGCGGTTTTCTCGCCTCGGTATTGTGAGTCTTATTTTTGTCTCCATGAGCTTGCTCTTTTGACAGCTTGTAAGAAGAAGGTGATTCCCATATTTTTTGATGTTAAACCTTCTCAACTAAGTGTTGTTAAAAATGGAAATTGGTCGGAGGAGGAACTGCGGCGGTTTAGATGGGCTCTTGATGAAGCTAAGAACACTGTTGGACTCACCTTCAATTCTTCAAAAGG GAACTTGGGTGAATTTGTGGCTAATGCTTCTGAGATAATCATTGAAAGCATGAAAGAACACCAGAATGAAGAACAGATGAAACAGATGACTGCAGGGAATCATTTTCCAAAACACATGCACTTGCCAATTCCTGCTTAG